Proteins from a single region of Prosthecobacter vanneervenii:
- a CDS encoding PKD domain-containing protein, with protein MHRTFLPRRVLRTLAITLPLVVLVLVVLVSLRQEGSPTGSSEASMATTGSGLQRSALRGKNVSDDAQTQAVFQTWLQEAPPAVAAQERGPWTAHGVAAAQARRQRMARLIRENPQQAIAEGLSFAQWAALPEEVKPWVEKPFSAVASYEYYPVCTPPGTQRPAGTPDYVAAVTLGDGQRLEAFVYGQNLGLMSKKSLPVQGISLDGMAAIRDGALQRVDSSELGLFTPGQSVAGRSAATGAPVGAEAVYAVAGGKTYAFASGTELAAVTTALARLDALPGKVAASSVLVLPDSTDPNGQIDLSAVQTFATEQASTWTETKKTLFLIRVNFTDNTAEPVTQAAAATEINGASSAMINAMSYGKTWVEGTVSANLYTMPKTAAYYSNSGNGLNSELIRDARNTFRNTKSGGDAAINIGPVDTTGNGDAGGLGNYDIVGVFFNSIGMVSGGVLYAGLAGGGNLWVQNANYTSLYTHEWGHNYGLGHASFWQTSDGSVTGTGSSVEYGDPFDVMGSGPAPQGHYHPQGKSKLNWLTSSQWVDATATGSGTYRIYREDSSATTGALRGLRVTKVATAGSEEYYWIGYKPAFTSNVHLQRGAYLNWQQAGQTRCWLLDTTPATSGDTSDAPVDLGRTYADATAGVYITPVAVGGSGADSYLDVTVNVGSFPGNAAPTAGSISGPSTVAARSSATFTISANDSNGDTLAYSWNAFDGTVNDNASSHTHTWTVGGTYNLTVTVSDMKGGTVSVSKTVTVTDPIDTWTQYSIGTTQNLQDIVWGKGRFVTAEYWGSVFNSWDGTTWSGVGVPPNFDSQPRLAFGNNLFVMAGKIVNATAAQICWSSDGRIWNQATFPNGVPQVREVAYGGGQFIAVADSGVVLRSNDGKTWSLTTVGTSPNFRHVAYDGSTWIAVAMNAAQSRPEVVWTSLNGSTWTQGSALGVDTFRVIGAGGVMYALGWYAGVMYSADHGITWQNAALPGTTRWTTYNMAISDDGAFFVTAKAMDESGTPYALLVSTDGTHWSRTTVNGGNTAVGGANALAFGFGRFITVENSGVTRACAAFHPTNSAPAVSFLSHPSTGIARQLVDFSASASDAENDALVYAWDLGSQLAIQDGAETTPAFAFGGSYTLTLRVSDGRGGLSTLTQTINVSDPVSSFTQRTSGTTNSLNTLATNGSIVVAAGDGGVIRTSTDGITWTTRSVTEYATNMYFYGATWDGAKFILVGEDYNFSVSAWVSLVYTSADGITWTQRYRGTTSSKQLYAVASSGSRTVAVGNNGAVLVSNDGISWSTGTVNGITTQTLDGIAWNGSVFAFTGYAGSNGGTVVFTSSDGGSWIDRSTGAGVASWQDLRTIAWLNDRFVASGWYSSLRSSTDGAQTFTTTRSVREENPAMAYGDGIYFTAGVNLDSSSADVDVLSLDGTNWYSFTAPTTSDRNAAVFFKHTFITAGAGGSIWQSGDTTPAQTFASWQTTNFPGGGAASLSTADADADGVANLIEYALGRDPKIAAGSNGAAGTGYAVVLSSRAWLHLDVPEPAVGDAVYTVQGSASPGGTWTDLAKKAGPGAWTWQVGGTSRINLGTASGGRLPVEIGMPDSASGQPRYFLRLQVTKP; from the coding sequence ATGCACCGAACGTTCCTGCCTCGCCGTGTTTTGAGGACACTGGCGATCACGCTGCCCCTTGTTGTTCTGGTTTTAGTCGTCCTGGTTTCGTTGCGCCAGGAGGGCTCGCCGACAGGATCGTCAGAAGCCAGCATGGCGACGACAGGATCTGGGCTGCAGCGTAGCGCGCTGCGGGGTAAGAATGTGAGCGATGATGCGCAGACGCAGGCTGTGTTTCAAACATGGCTCCAAGAAGCGCCACCAGCCGTTGCAGCCCAGGAGCGCGGACCATGGACCGCGCATGGCGTGGCGGCGGCGCAAGCGCGCAGGCAGCGCATGGCCCGGCTGATCCGTGAAAATCCGCAGCAGGCCATCGCCGAAGGCCTCAGCTTTGCTCAATGGGCAGCACTTCCTGAGGAAGTGAAGCCGTGGGTGGAAAAGCCTTTCAGCGCAGTGGCCAGCTACGAGTACTACCCTGTGTGCACGCCGCCCGGCACCCAGCGCCCGGCTGGGACGCCTGACTATGTGGCAGCGGTGACTCTGGGCGACGGCCAGCGGCTGGAGGCGTTTGTTTACGGCCAGAACCTGGGCCTGATGAGCAAGAAAAGCCTGCCGGTGCAGGGGATCTCACTGGATGGCATGGCAGCGATCCGGGACGGTGCACTGCAGCGCGTGGACAGCAGCGAGCTGGGGCTTTTCACTCCTGGGCAGAGTGTGGCAGGGCGCAGTGCCGCAACCGGAGCACCAGTGGGGGCCGAAGCCGTGTATGCTGTGGCCGGCGGCAAGACGTACGCTTTTGCCAGCGGTACTGAACTGGCGGCGGTGACCACTGCGCTGGCGCGGCTGGATGCGCTGCCGGGAAAGGTGGCGGCCTCCTCGGTACTGGTGCTGCCGGACAGCACGGACCCGAACGGCCAGATCGATCTGAGCGCGGTGCAGACCTTTGCCACCGAGCAGGCCTCCACGTGGACGGAGACGAAGAAGACGCTCTTCCTGATCCGCGTGAACTTCACTGACAACACTGCCGAGCCCGTGACGCAGGCGGCGGCGGCCACGGAGATCAACGGTGCATCCAGCGCCATGATCAACGCCATGTCCTACGGCAAAACATGGGTGGAGGGAACCGTGAGCGCCAACTTGTACACGATGCCAAAAACGGCGGCCTATTACTCCAACAGCGGCAACGGGCTGAACAGCGAGCTGATCCGGGATGCCCGAAACACATTCCGCAACACGAAGAGCGGTGGAGATGCCGCCATCAACATCGGCCCGGTGGACACTACTGGAAACGGCGATGCTGGCGGCCTGGGCAACTACGACATCGTAGGCGTGTTTTTCAACAGCATCGGCATGGTGAGCGGCGGTGTTCTATACGCAGGTCTGGCAGGCGGGGGAAATCTCTGGGTGCAGAACGCGAACTACACCAGCCTCTACACCCACGAGTGGGGCCACAACTATGGCCTGGGGCATGCGAGCTTTTGGCAGACCAGCGACGGGTCTGTGACAGGCACCGGCAGCAGTGTGGAGTATGGTGACCCGTTTGACGTCATGGGCAGCGGCCCGGCGCCGCAGGGGCACTACCACCCGCAGGGAAAATCGAAGCTGAACTGGCTGACCAGCAGCCAGTGGGTGGATGCCACGGCTACGGGCTCCGGCACCTACCGAATCTACCGGGAGGACAGCAGCGCCACCACCGGAGCCTTGCGAGGTTTGCGTGTGACAAAGGTGGCTACCGCAGGCAGTGAGGAGTACTACTGGATCGGCTACAAGCCCGCCTTCACCAGCAATGTACATCTCCAACGCGGAGCTTACCTGAACTGGCAGCAAGCCGGGCAGACACGCTGCTGGCTGCTGGACACCACTCCCGCCACCAGTGGAGACACCTCGGACGCGCCAGTGGATCTCGGGCGCACATACGCTGATGCGACTGCGGGCGTGTACATCACACCGGTAGCGGTGGGCGGTTCTGGTGCGGACAGCTATCTGGATGTGACGGTGAACGTGGGCTCCTTTCCGGGCAATGCAGCGCCGACCGCCGGGAGCATCAGCGGACCCAGCACCGTGGCGGCACGCAGCAGCGCCACCTTTACCATCAGCGCGAATGATTCCAACGGAGACACGCTGGCCTATTCCTGGAATGCCTTTGACGGCACGGTGAACGACAACGCCTCCAGTCACACGCACACCTGGACGGTGGGCGGCACCTACAACCTGACTGTGACGGTGAGCGATATGAAAGGCGGCACCGTCAGCGTGAGCAAAACTGTGACCGTGACCGACCCGATCGACACGTGGACGCAATACAGCATCGGCACCACGCAGAACCTGCAGGACATCGTGTGGGGGAAGGGCCGCTTTGTCACGGCCGAGTACTGGGGCAGCGTCTTTAACAGCTGGGACGGGACCACGTGGTCCGGTGTCGGAGTGCCGCCCAACTTTGACAGCCAGCCACGCCTTGCGTTTGGGAACAATCTTTTCGTCATGGCGGGCAAAATTGTGAACGCCACAGCGGCGCAGATCTGCTGGTCATCCGACGGGCGTATCTGGAATCAGGCCACCTTTCCCAATGGCGTTCCGCAGGTACGGGAGGTGGCGTATGGCGGTGGACAGTTCATCGCAGTGGCGGACAGCGGCGTGGTGCTGCGCTCGAACGACGGCAAGACCTGGTCTCTGACCACGGTGGGAACGAGTCCCAATTTCCGGCATGTGGCTTATGATGGCAGCACCTGGATCGCCGTGGCGATGAATGCAGCGCAGTCCCGGCCTGAAGTCGTGTGGACTTCTCTCAACGGAAGCACCTGGACACAGGGCAGCGCATTGGGAGTGGACACCTTCCGCGTGATCGGGGCCGGTGGTGTCATGTATGCGCTGGGCTGGTATGCAGGTGTGATGTATTCCGCGGACCACGGCATCACCTGGCAGAATGCGGCGCTGCCAGGCACGACACGGTGGACGACATACAACATGGCCATCAGCGATGACGGCGCTTTCTTTGTCACCGCCAAAGCCATGGATGAGTCCGGCACACCTTACGCGCTGCTGGTTTCCACCGATGGCACACACTGGTCGCGCACGACGGTGAATGGGGGTAACACGGCGGTGGGTGGTGCCAATGCTCTGGCCTTTGGTTTTGGCAGATTCATCACGGTGGAAAACAGCGGTGTCACACGTGCCTGCGCGGCTTTTCATCCCACAAATTCCGCTCCTGCCGTCTCGTTTCTCTCGCATCCATCCACAGGGATCGCACGGCAGCTGGTGGACTTCAGCGCCTCCGCGTCCGATGCCGAAAACGACGCTCTCGTCTATGCCTGGGACTTGGGCTCCCAACTGGCCATCCAGGACGGCGCAGAGACAACACCGGCCTTTGCCTTTGGTGGCAGCTACACGCTGACCCTGCGAGTGAGCGACGGTCGTGGGGGGCTCTCCACGCTGACGCAGACGATCAATGTGTCTGATCCAGTGAGCAGCTTTACGCAACGGACCAGCGGCACGACGAACAGCCTGAACACGCTGGCCACCAATGGATCCATCGTGGTGGCGGCAGGGGACGGTGGTGTCATTCGCACCTCCACGGACGGCATCACCTGGACGACACGCAGCGTCACTGAATATGCGACAAACATGTATTTCTACGGGGCGACGTGGGACGGTGCCAAATTCATTCTTGTTGGAGAGGATTACAATTTCAGCGTCTCTGCTTGGGTGAGCCTGGTGTACACCTCGGCGGATGGCATCACGTGGACGCAGCGCTATCGCGGCACTACGAGCAGCAAGCAGCTCTATGCAGTGGCCAGCAGCGGCTCGCGCACGGTCGCAGTGGGGAACAACGGGGCGGTGCTAGTTTCCAACGACGGCATCAGCTGGAGCACAGGCACGGTGAATGGCATCACCACGCAGACGCTCGATGGCATCGCGTGGAATGGCAGCGTGTTTGCATTCACGGGATATGCAGGGTCCAATGGCGGCACAGTGGTCTTCACCTCCAGCGATGGAGGCAGCTGGATCGACCGTTCGACCGGTGCTGGCGTGGCCAGCTGGCAGGACCTGCGAACGATTGCATGGCTGAACGACCGCTTTGTGGCCAGCGGCTGGTATTCCTCCCTGCGGAGCTCCACGGATGGTGCACAGACTTTCACCACCACACGGTCAGTGCGCGAAGAGAACCCCGCCATGGCGTATGGAGACGGCATTTACTTCACCGCCGGTGTGAACCTCGACTCCAGCAGCGCCGATGTGGATGTTCTCTCCCTCGATGGCACGAACTGGTATTCCTTCACCGCGCCCACCACGAGCGACCGCAATGCAGCGGTGTTTTTCAAGCACACCTTCATCACCGCCGGGGCGGGCGGCAGCATCTGGCAGAGCGGAGACACCACGCCGGCGCAGACTTTTGCCAGCTGGCAGACGACCAATTTTCCTGGTGGCGGGGCAGCGTCGCTTTCCACTGCTGATGCAGATGCCGACGGCGTGGCCAATCTCATTGAATATGCCCTGGGACGCGATCCAAAGATCGCCGCAGGCAGCAACGGTGCCGCAGGAACGGGTTATGCCGTGGTGCTGAGCAGCCGTGCGTGGTTGCATCTGGATGTGCCGGAACCCGCCGTGGGCGATGCGGTTTACACGGTGCAGGGCAGCGCATCGCCAGGCGGGACCTGGACTGACCTGGCCAAGAAAGCAGGCCCTGGTGCATGGACATGGCAGGTGGGTGGCACATCACGAATCAATCTCGGCACGGCTTCCGGCGGACGCCTGCCGGTGGAGATCGGCATGCCGGACAGCGCCAGCGGCCAGCCGCGCTACTTCCTGCGCCTGCAGGTCACCAAGCCTTGA
- a CDS encoding SHD1 domain-containing protein: MKTPALLTCLILCALSTLQARTWTEAQTGRTLEAEFVKALGDTVVVRGANGSTLQLPLARLSEADQAFVKEHAAAAKPAEKESGKEDVKKALLGTWEGYMADSDGSRHGDIRLVITEDKITASNPQGDREMGAGTYKIAGRKIDATGTEGQFSGKKYEGIFDLEGKTLKWCSANDNPNSTRPTKLQTNPQGGQFLMVLQKK, from the coding sequence ATGAAAACTCCGGCCCTGCTCACCTGCCTGATACTGTGCGCTCTTTCGACACTGCAAGCCCGCACGTGGACGGAGGCGCAGACGGGGCGGACGCTGGAGGCGGAGTTTGTCAAAGCGCTGGGAGACACGGTGGTCGTGCGTGGTGCCAACGGCTCCACCCTGCAGCTCCCGCTGGCACGCCTGAGCGAAGCTGACCAGGCGTTTGTGAAAGAACATGCCGCAGCCGCCAAGCCTGCGGAAAAAGAGTCTGGCAAGGAGGATGTGAAGAAGGCGCTGCTCGGCACCTGGGAGGGCTACATGGCGGACAGCGACGGCTCACGCCATGGCGACATCCGTCTGGTGATCACGGAGGACAAGATCACCGCCTCAAACCCGCAGGGCGACCGTGAAATGGGAGCGGGCACCTACAAAATTGCGGGCCGGAAAATCGACGCCACAGGCACGGAAGGGCAGTTCTCGGGGAAAAAGTACGAGGGCATTTTTGATCTTGAAGGCAAAACCTTGAAGTGGTGCTCTGCCAACGACAACCCGAACTCCACCCGGCCCACCAAACTGCAAACCAATCCGCAGGGCGGACAGTTTCTAATGGTGCTGCAGAAGAAATAA
- a CDS encoding response regulator, whose protein sequence is MSFTNGIAAFVAFMRLLVVEDETKVARFIERGLREEGFTVETAGDGDSGLAKAREGTFDLIILDVMLPQRDGFSVLRALRSVGVCTRVLMLTARDGVVDRVQGLDLGADDYLVKPFAFAELLARVRALLRRSLTEEQALLHAADVQVDLRARRVTRGGKLVTLSSKEFGVLAHLLRRAGSVVTRSELAETVWEDLPNTPSNVIEVTVYHLREKIDRGFSPALIQTVRGAGYLLQKT, encoded by the coding sequence ATGAGTTTCACGAACGGCATCGCCGCGTTTGTTGCTTTTATGCGCCTGCTTGTCGTCGAAGATGAAACCAAGGTGGCCCGCTTTATCGAGCGCGGGCTGCGCGAGGAGGGCTTTACCGTGGAGACAGCGGGTGATGGCGATTCTGGACTGGCGAAGGCGCGTGAGGGGACGTTTGACCTCATCATCCTCGACGTCATGCTGCCGCAGCGGGATGGATTCTCGGTGCTGCGGGCACTGCGGAGTGTGGGCGTGTGCACCCGGGTGCTGATGCTCACGGCGCGCGACGGCGTGGTGGACCGCGTGCAGGGGCTGGACCTTGGTGCGGATGATTATCTGGTGAAACCCTTCGCCTTTGCGGAGTTGCTGGCGCGGGTGCGCGCCCTGCTGCGGCGGAGCCTCACCGAAGAGCAGGCGCTGCTGCATGCGGCAGACGTGCAGGTGGACCTGCGCGCACGGCGCGTGACGCGCGGGGGCAAGCTGGTGACGCTGTCCTCCAAGGAGTTTGGCGTGCTGGCGCACCTGCTGCGGCGGGCGGGCAGCGTGGTGACGCGCAGCGAGCTGGCGGAAACGGTTTGGGAAGACCTGCCCAACACGCCCAGCAACGTGATCGAGGTCACTGTGTATCACCTGCGTGAGAAGATTGACCGCGGCTTCTCCCCGGCGCTGATCCAAACCGTGCGCGGCGCGGGCTACCTGCTGCAGAAGACATGA